A stretch of the Gemmatimonas sp. UBA7669 genome encodes the following:
- a CDS encoding roadblock/LC7 domain-containing protein, with the protein MPIGAATWSFTEDDFGAITITLQRFLYDAKARCALLVDRSGQLVATVGEPPNFDATAFATLTAADFSANDQLARLIGESDFNVLFHQGERESMYLADIARRVILVVLFDNRTTLGLVRLRMKAAVDELTKIFEGVFARGGAAQSAPPGFLAGAEDEIDRLFQ; encoded by the coding sequence ATGCCCATCGGCGCTGCCACCTGGTCGTTCACCGAGGACGACTTCGGGGCCATCACGATTACGCTCCAGCGGTTTCTCTACGACGCCAAGGCGCGCTGTGCGCTGCTCGTGGATCGCAGTGGCCAACTTGTTGCCACGGTGGGCGAGCCGCCCAACTTCGACGCGACGGCCTTCGCCACGCTCACGGCGGCGGACTTCAGCGCCAACGATCAGCTGGCGCGGCTCATCGGCGAGAGCGACTTCAACGTGCTCTTCCACCAGGGCGAGCGCGAGTCGATGTATCTGGCCGACATCGCGCGGCGGGTGATTCTCGTGGTGCTCTTCGACAACCGCACCACGCTGGGTCTCGTGCGGCTGCGCATGAAGGCCGCGGTGGACGAACTGACGAAGATTTTCGAGGGAGTGTTTGCGCGAGGCGGCGCGGCTCAGTCGGCGCCACCGGGATTCCTCGCCGGCGCCGAAGACGAGATCGACCGCCTCTTCCAGTAG
- a CDS encoding VPLPA-CTERM sorting domain-containing protein, with product MRRILSLAALTLASAGAAHAQTVTISGGITGNPTSVSYDLGLQPSSITRSGATNRVLVSGSTDFHSVHVTGGNLRPTAMACATGFDCQNGWGSVILTNGGARGALELTYSGGLANATGFDLFVFENGDAKNGSELFYTSVYSGGAWSDMRYIAAQSYKAGSGSTGFFSFIDFSLFGLGSDASIDAVRFTGGLAGDMGTYDAATNSWIVNSNFTGNDAFTDYAGNAFAAGDYDADMLLVGVLSGRHTAVPEPASAVLVLAGLAGLAAARRRRTA from the coding sequence ATGCGACGCATTCTCTCCCTCGCCGCACTCACACTGGCTTCGGCCGGTGCTGCCCACGCCCAGACGGTCACCATCAGCGGTGGCATTACGGGCAACCCCACGTCGGTCAGCTATGACCTTGGTTTGCAGCCAAGCAGCATCACGCGGTCTGGGGCCACGAATCGGGTCCTGGTGAGTGGCTCGACGGACTTCCACAGCGTGCACGTGACGGGCGGGAACCTGCGTCCCACGGCGATGGCCTGTGCCACCGGGTTCGACTGCCAGAACGGGTGGGGCAGTGTCATCCTCACGAACGGTGGCGCACGTGGCGCGCTCGAGCTGACCTACAGCGGCGGCCTCGCGAATGCGACGGGCTTCGACCTCTTCGTCTTCGAGAACGGCGACGCGAAAAATGGCTCCGAGCTGTTCTACACAAGCGTGTACAGCGGCGGCGCGTGGTCGGACATGCGGTACATTGCCGCGCAGTCGTACAAGGCGGGCTCGGGCTCGACGGGCTTCTTCAGCTTCATCGACTTCAGCCTCTTTGGCCTGGGCAGTGATGCGAGCATCGACGCGGTGCGCTTCACCGGTGGCCTGGCCGGCGACATGGGGACCTACGATGCCGCGACCAACTCGTGGATTGTAAACAGCAACTTCACGGGCAACGATGCCTTCACGGACTACGCAGGCAATGCGTTCGCGGCCGGCGACTATGACGCCGACATGCTGCTGGTTGGCGTGCTCTCGGGCCGCCACACGGCCGTGCCGGAGCCGGCATCGGCCGTGCTCGTGCTTGCCGGCCTCGCGGGCCTGGCCGCAGCGCGCCGTCGCCGGACGGCCTGA
- a CDS encoding CDP-alcohol phosphatidyltransferase family protein — translation MNLPNAITVGRIALTPLIAWLPFATSWSARLAAFVLFLIAAITDYWDGHLARTRNLVTDLGRLLDPLADKALLVATLVPMYFLQRHEAFVVPVDSPDAPPFLFLTPIGEVALPLWIVVVVLGRELFMTVFRQIAARRGLVIAAIGPAKWKTTFQSIWLGAAYFWFFAHTLAEQQSWLGESGFRFFAWFNGGVGVVSMVGAVALTVWSLVLYLRRYGFVVFGGNRGLG, via the coding sequence GTGAATCTTCCGAACGCAATCACCGTGGGCCGCATCGCTCTCACCCCACTGATTGCGTGGCTGCCATTCGCCACGTCGTGGAGCGCGCGTCTGGCGGCGTTCGTGCTCTTCTTGATTGCGGCCATCACGGACTATTGGGACGGGCACCTGGCGCGCACGCGCAATCTGGTGACCGATCTGGGCCGGCTGCTGGACCCGCTGGCGGACAAGGCGCTGCTGGTGGCGACGCTGGTGCCGATGTACTTCCTGCAGCGGCATGAGGCGTTTGTGGTGCCGGTGGACAGCCCCGACGCGCCGCCCTTCCTGTTCCTCACGCCGATCGGTGAAGTGGCGCTGCCGCTGTGGATCGTGGTGGTGGTGCTGGGGCGCGAGCTGTTCATGACGGTGTTCCGCCAGATCGCGGCGCGGCGTGGTCTCGTGATCGCGGCGATTGGGCCGGCCAAGTGGAAGACGACGTTTCAGAGCATCTGGTTGGGAGCGGCGTACTTCTGGTTTTTTGCGCACACGCTGGCGGAACAGCAGTCGTGGCTCGGGGAGTCGGGGTTCCGGTTTTTTGCGTGGTTCAATGGGGGGGTCGGCGTGGTGAGTATGGTGGGGGCGGTCGCGCTGACGGTGTGGAGTCTGGTGTTGTATCTGCGGAGATACGGCTTTGTGGTCTTCGGGGGGAACCGCGGTCTGGGCTGA
- a CDS encoding VPLPA-CTERM sorting domain-containing protein — MKKTLSLFAGLAIAASSAAAQTSVTAIDGTQGWAPLNRFGGAEAIRGTQELFYAPGDYDRGTVDGVLRFSGDPNTPSGLRHRVALLSSSGGFGLLSNLSTVGFDWYRGVSSTTGAVQSPALRLFVASSNSTVLSELIWEYAYNDPSGTQTAPEGVWQTLTNDLNTGKWWRFSGGQQACNSSLYVTLSSWNSCLGSDAVVYGISVGLGGLPDAGSFDGAVDLVRLGFAGQDVQTWDFGPTSTVPEPASAALLLTGLAGLVAVRRRRSA, encoded by the coding sequence ATGAAGAAGACCCTCTCACTATTCGCAGGGCTCGCAATTGCGGCGAGCAGCGCGGCTGCGCAGACTAGCGTGACCGCAATCGACGGCACGCAAGGCTGGGCCCCGCTCAATCGTTTTGGTGGAGCAGAAGCGATCCGCGGCACGCAGGAGCTTTTCTATGCTCCGGGTGACTACGACCGTGGCACGGTTGATGGCGTTCTCCGCTTTTCCGGCGACCCCAACACCCCAAGTGGTCTGCGCCATCGGGTCGCGTTGCTCTCTAGCTCTGGTGGTTTCGGCCTGTTGTCCAACCTGTCGACGGTTGGCTTTGATTGGTATCGAGGAGTTTCGTCGACGACCGGAGCCGTTCAGTCGCCAGCACTCCGCCTATTTGTCGCGTCGTCAAACAGTACGGTCCTGAGTGAGTTGATCTGGGAGTATGCCTACAACGATCCTTCGGGCACGCAGACGGCGCCAGAAGGCGTATGGCAGACGCTTACCAACGACCTGAACACCGGCAAATGGTGGCGCTTCTCGGGTGGGCAGCAAGCGTGCAATAGCAGCCTGTATGTAACGCTCTCTTCGTGGAACTCATGCCTCGGGTCCGACGCGGTCGTTTATGGCATCAGTGTTGGCCTCGGGGGACTGCCCGACGCTGGAAGCTTTGACGGCGCGGTGGATCTTGTACGCCTGGGCTTCGCCGGTCAGGATGTACAGACCTGGGACTTTGGCCCGACGAGCACCGTCCCCGAGCCCGCCTCGGCTGCGCTGCTCCTGACCGGCCTCGCCGGTTTGGTTGCTGTTCGTCGTCGCCGCTCGGCCTGA
- a CDS encoding GTP-binding protein: protein MSMINYASREINCKIVFYGPGLGGKTTNLEYVYGKVSPNTRGKLISLATETERTLFFDFLPVDLGTIRGFKTRFHLYTVPGQVYYNASRKLILKGVDGVVFVADSQAERAEANLESMQNLYDNMAAYGYDLTRMPFVIQYNKRDLPNAAPLAELQEMLNPGWEVTDPTRMRPAPDPFRPGDYLVHQLPTGEWVERVPHFEAVAVTGDGVFDTLKAVSKLVLKTLA, encoded by the coding sequence ATGTCGATGATCAACTACGCGTCGCGCGAGATCAACTGCAAGATCGTCTTCTACGGTCCCGGACTCGGCGGCAAGACCACCAATCTCGAATACGTGTACGGCAAGGTGTCGCCGAACACGCGCGGCAAGCTGATTTCGCTGGCCACGGAAACGGAACGCACGCTGTTCTTCGATTTCCTGCCGGTGGACTTGGGCACGATCCGCGGCTTCAAGACACGCTTCCACCTGTATACGGTGCCGGGGCAGGTGTACTACAACGCCAGCCGCAAGCTCATTCTCAAGGGCGTGGACGGGGTGGTGTTCGTGGCCGACTCGCAGGCCGAGCGCGCCGAGGCCAATCTCGAGTCCATGCAGAACCTGTATGACAACATGGCGGCGTATGGCTACGACCTGACGCGCATGCCCTTTGTCATCCAGTACAACAAGCGGGACCTGCCCAATGCGGCCCCGCTGGCCGAGCTGCAGGAGATGCTGAACCCCGGGTGGGAGGTCACGGACCCGACCCGGATGCGTCCAGCCCCTGATCCCTTCCGCCCGGGTGACTATCTTGTACACCAGCTGCCCACCGGCGAGTGGGTGGAGCGGGTTCCCCACTTCGAAGCCGTGGCCGTCACAGGCGACGGGGTCTTCGATACGCTCAAGGCCGTTTCCAAGCTGGTGCTGAAGACACTGGCGTAG